One genomic region from Streptomyces sp. NBC_01304 encodes:
- a CDS encoding anti-sigma factor, with amino-acid sequence MSGSRPNPAERHIAEQHLGDRLAALVDGELGHDTRDRVLAHLATCPRCKAEADEQRSLKTYFASTAPPGPSESFLARLQGLSEGGEDDRGGPFGPGLSDPVFDVRADGVFGVRGDTFGYLPTTGHSGLLPGRGSLLPDDSRESRGQGFRIHDVGRPAHDRAAASRGRRFAFAAAGAVSLAAIALGGVSTGAPAALDGSSDARGSRATPTPAQGSGTGAGVDTQRRRSGGGRQSAPDDAARPGTLAAPAASTGVTGPGLPGVPQPSGAAGSLESVASPMLTGAAALSPLIRPVSYLAPSLPFLGEAKPSASPSGGPSGSSVR; translated from the coding sequence GTGAGTGGATCCCGGCCCAATCCTGCCGAGCGGCACATTGCCGAGCAGCACCTGGGGGACCGGCTCGCCGCCCTCGTGGACGGAGAGTTGGGCCACGACACCCGTGACCGCGTCCTCGCACACCTCGCGACCTGTCCGAGGTGCAAGGCCGAGGCCGACGAGCAGCGGAGCCTGAAGACCTACTTCGCCTCCACCGCCCCACCCGGCCCCTCCGAGTCCTTCCTGGCCCGTCTGCAGGGCCTCTCCGAGGGTGGCGAGGACGACCGCGGCGGACCGTTCGGCCCCGGCCTGAGCGACCCCGTCTTCGACGTCCGGGCGGACGGGGTCTTCGGTGTCCGGGGCGACACCTTCGGATACCTCCCCACCACCGGGCACAGCGGTCTGCTCCCGGGCCGCGGCAGCCTGCTGCCCGACGACTCCCGCGAATCGCGGGGGCAGGGCTTCCGCATCCATGACGTGGGCCGCCCGGCGCACGACCGCGCCGCGGCCTCGCGCGGGCGCCGCTTCGCCTTCGCGGCGGCGGGCGCGGTGTCGCTCGCCGCGATCGCGCTCGGAGGGGTGTCCACGGGCGCGCCCGCCGCGCTGGACGGCTCCTCGGACGCGCGCGGCAGCAGGGCCACCCCGACACCCGCGCAGGGCTCGGGCACGGGCGCCGGCGTGGACACGCAGCGGCGGCGGAGCGGCGGCGGCCGGCAGTCGGCCCCTGACGACGCGGCGCGGCCGGGCACCCTCGCGGCGCCGGCCGCCTCCACCGGAGTCACGGGCCCCGGCCTGCCGGGCGTACCCCAGCCGTCGGGCGCAGCGGGCTCGCTCGAGTCCGTGGCCTCACCGATGCTGACGGGGGCCGCGGCGCTGTCCCCGCTGATACGGCCGGTGAGTTACCTGGCACCCTCACTGCCTTTCCTGGGGGAGGCGAAGCCTTCGGCCTCGCCGTCGGGCGGACCTTCGGGGTCGTCGGTCCGCTGA
- a CDS encoding sec-independent translocase, with product MFNDIGALELVTLVVLAVLVFGPDKLPKVIQDVSSFIRKVRAFSDSAKQDIRDELGPEFKDFEFEDLNPKKFIRKQLDSDELGLKEIRNGFDLRKEINDVTDAVNGTEAEPATTPAAAGRADLSKDAGSPNLTKGDGPNLGKGGSPDLEKKPANPAKDAPPPFDADAT from the coding sequence GTGTTCAACGACATAGGCGCACTTGAGCTGGTGACGCTCGTGGTCCTTGCCGTGCTCGTTTTCGGCCCGGACAAGCTGCCGAAGGTCATTCAGGACGTTTCCAGCTTTATCCGGAAAGTCCGGGCCTTCTCCGACAGCGCCAAGCAGGATATCCGCGACGAACTCGGCCCGGAGTTCAAGGACTTCGAGTTCGAGGACCTCAACCCCAAGAAGTTCATCCGCAAGCAGCTGGACAGCGATGAACTGGGGCTGAAGGAGATCCGTAACGGCTTCGACCTGCGCAAAGAGATCAACGACGTCACCGACGCCGTGAACGGCACCGAGGCCGAGCCGGCCACCACCCCGGCCGCGGCCGGCCGCGCCGATCTGAGCAAGGACGCCGGCAGCCCGAATCTCACCAAGGGCGACGGCCCCAATCTCGGCAAGGGCGGCAGCCCCGACCTCGAGAAGAAGCCCGCGAATCCGGCCAAGGACGCGCCTCCGCCGTTCGACGCAGACGCCACCTGA
- a CDS encoding S1C family serine protease: MDEAEPTGPKVKAKWWSRPRPGVPGAEADAVDQAPEGPEGRHGQVSDEISGSAQPQPERASGADGTEPPAQPRLPAASGHSPSGGSVQDAQPTQELPPVQDAQPVSDAPQPSQAAPADRPAQPGSETPAQASDRPKPRHAPDPYGTPPYGEPGPWAPAPPVQHPMATPAQGTAVPKLPAAPEQGIPHSTAAPVPPQAGPAPAAPHPQAAPHHPGTPAHPAGTPAHGTPTPPYAGNPQGPTAPQPVTQQQPHAQHQPHPQQQQPNPPHQPNGAHQPNGTHGGTPQPHAATPTGQWQQYDPWRSPHPQPLLHSGGPAAAPARKPRRGLLLVGALLIALVAGGIGGGVGAYVERNGGVGEVKLPQVAKGSKDRAPDSVAGIAASALPSVVTLHVSGDGGQGTGTGFVLDNKGHILTNNHVVQPASEGGDISVTFSGGETAKAKLIGANGGYDIAVVKVSNVKGLKPLPLGNSDNVQVGDPVVAIGAPFDLANTVTSGIISAKERPITAGGEEADGSDVSYVDALQTDAPINPGNSGGPLVDSDAHVIGINSAIRSASDGSESEGGQAGSIGLGFAIPINQGKRVAEELINTGKATHPVIEVTLDTKYTGDGARVADKGADGSPSVNPGGPGAKAGMKAGDVITAVDGQRIHTGEELIIKIRAHRPGDRLELTLKRGGDERTLSLVLGASEGN; the protein is encoded by the coding sequence ATGGACGAGGCGGAGCCCACCGGGCCGAAGGTGAAGGCGAAGTGGTGGAGCCGACCCCGGCCGGGTGTGCCGGGCGCCGAGGCCGATGCGGTCGATCAGGCGCCTGAGGGGCCCGAGGGGCGGCATGGCCAGGTGTCCGACGAGATATCGGGATCCGCGCAGCCGCAGCCCGAGCGAGCCTCCGGGGCCGACGGCACCGAGCCGCCTGCGCAGCCCCGACTCCCGGCCGCCTCCGGCCATTCGCCGTCCGGCGGGTCGGTGCAGGACGCGCAGCCGACGCAGGAGCTGCCACCCGTGCAGGACGCCCAGCCCGTGTCGGACGCGCCGCAGCCGTCGCAGGCCGCGCCGGCCGACCGGCCCGCGCAGCCCGGCTCCGAAACCCCGGCCCAGGCCTCCGACCGGCCCAAGCCCCGCCACGCCCCGGACCCCTACGGCACCCCGCCGTACGGCGAGCCCGGCCCGTGGGCCCCCGCGCCCCCGGTGCAGCACCCGATGGCAACTCCCGCCCAGGGAACGGCTGTCCCCAAGCTCCCGGCTGCGCCCGAGCAGGGGATACCCCACTCGACCGCCGCTCCGGTGCCCCCGCAGGCCGGGCCCGCGCCGGCCGCCCCGCACCCGCAGGCCGCGCCCCACCACCCCGGTACCCCGGCGCACCCCGCCGGCACCCCCGCGCACGGCACCCCCACACCGCCGTACGCCGGAAACCCCCAGGGACCGACGGCCCCGCAGCCGGTGACCCAGCAGCAGCCCCACGCGCAGCACCAGCCCCATCCTCAGCAGCAGCAGCCCAACCCCCCACACCAGCCCAACGGCGCCCACCAGCCCAACGGCACGCACGGTGGCACCCCCCAGCCCCACGCCGCCACGCCCACCGGCCAGTGGCAGCAGTACGACCCGTGGCGCTCCCCGCACCCCCAGCCCCTGCTGCACTCGGGCGGCCCCGCCGCGGCGCCCGCCCGTAAGCCCCGGCGCGGTCTGCTGCTCGTCGGGGCCCTGCTGATCGCCCTCGTCGCGGGCGGCATCGGTGGCGGTGTGGGCGCGTACGTGGAGCGCAACGGCGGTGTGGGCGAGGTCAAACTCCCGCAGGTGGCCAAGGGATCCAAGGACCGTGCCCCCGACAGCGTCGCCGGGATCGCCGCCAGCGCGCTGCCCAGCGTCGTCACCCTGCACGTCAGCGGCGACGGCGGCCAGGGCACCGGCACCGGCTTCGTCCTCGACAACAAGGGCCACATCCTCACCAACAACCACGTGGTGCAGCCCGCGAGCGAGGGCGGCGACATATCCGTCACCTTCAGCGGCGGCGAGACCGCGAAGGCCAAGCTCATCGGGGCCAACGGCGGCTACGACATCGCGGTCGTCAAGGTCAGCAACGTCAAGGGCCTCAAGCCGCTGCCGCTCGGCAACTCCGACAACGTCCAGGTCGGCGACCCGGTCGTGGCCATCGGCGCCCCCTTCGACCTGGCGAACACCGTGACGTCGGGGATCATCAGCGCCAAGGAGCGCCCGATCACCGCCGGCGGCGAGGAAGCGGACGGCAGCGACGTCAGCTATGTGGACGCGCTGCAGACCGACGCCCCCATCAACCCCGGCAATTCGGGCGGCCCGCTGGTCGACTCCGATGCCCACGTCATCGGCATCAACAGCGCCATCCGCTCGGCGAGCGACGGCTCGGAGTCGGAGGGCGGCCAGGCCGGCTCCATCGGCCTCGGCTTCGCCATCCCGATCAACCAGGGCAAGCGCGTCGCTGAGGAGCTGATCAACACCGGCAAGGCGACCCACCCGGTGATCGAGGTCACCCTCGACACCAAGTACACGGGCGACGGCGCCCGCGTCGCGGACAAGGGCGCCGACGGCAGTCCGTCGGTGAATCCCGGCGGGCCGGGGGCCAAGGCGGGCATGAAGGCCGGTGACGTGATCACCGCGGTCGACGGCCAGCGCATCCACACCGGCGAGGAACTCATCATCAAGATCCGCGCCCATCGCCCGGGCGACCGCCTCGAACTCACCCTGAAGCGCGGCGGCGATGAGCGGACCCTGTCCCTCGTGCTCGGCGCCTCCGAAGGAAACTGA
- a CDS encoding O-methyltransferase, protein MRVPAPNGYSHRQAKAAKATRHWRGQERAITGNRQTSWAFADAFVAEDEALHWARERARESGLRPVTPGTGAALRMLAATAGAKAVAEIGTGTGVSGIHLLSGMRPDGVLTTVDPEPERQQFARLAFRAAGFASNRARFIPGRALDVLPRLADSGYDLVFCDGDRTECLDYLAESLRLLRPGGLVCFEGVFADDRTVDSGPQPAEVLRLRELLRTVRESPDLVPSLLPVGDGLLCAVKR, encoded by the coding sequence CTGCGGGTTCCCGCCCCCAACGGATACAGTCACCGGCAGGCCAAGGCCGCCAAGGCCACCCGGCACTGGAGGGGACAGGAGAGGGCCATTACCGGCAACCGGCAGACGAGCTGGGCGTTCGCCGACGCCTTTGTCGCCGAGGACGAAGCGCTGCACTGGGCCCGTGAGCGGGCCCGGGAGTCGGGGCTGCGTCCGGTGACGCCCGGCACGGGCGCGGCGCTGCGGATGCTCGCCGCGACCGCGGGCGCCAAGGCGGTCGCCGAGATCGGCACGGGCACCGGCGTCTCCGGCATCCATCTGCTGTCCGGCATGCGGCCCGACGGCGTCCTGACCACGGTCGACCCGGAGCCCGAGCGCCAGCAGTTCGCCCGGCTCGCCTTCCGCGCGGCCGGCTTCGCCAGCAACCGCGCGCGCTTCATCCCGGGCCGCGCCCTCGACGTACTGCCTCGCCTCGCGGACAGCGGGTACGACCTCGTCTTCTGCGACGGCGACCGCACGGAGTGCCTCGACTACCTCGCTGAATCGTTGCGCCTGCTGCGGCCCGGCGGTCTCGTCTGCTTCGAAGGCGTCTTCGCCGACGACCGTACGGTCGACTCGGGGCCCCAGCCGGCCGAGGTGCTGCGCCTGCGCGAGCTGCTGCGGACCGTGCGGGAAAGCCCCGACCTGGTGCCGTCGCTGCTGCCGGTGGGCGACGGGCTGCTGTGCGCGGTCAAGCGCTGA
- a CDS encoding TIGR00730 family Rossman fold protein, whose protein sequence is MGSPEMQGPPEEQYLGPVVRRRDQVTPGTTDQRLLDSEGDSEWVHTDPWRVMRIQSEFVEGFGALAELPSAISVFGSARTPADSPEYEAGVQIGRALVEAGFAVITGGGPGAMEAANKGAREAKGVSVGLGIELPFEQGLNEHVDIGVNFRYFFVRKTMFVKYAQGFVVLPGGLGTLDELFEALTLVQTRKVTRFPIVLFGTAYWSGLVDWLRDTVIAGGKASEKDLLLFHVTDDIDEAVALVTKEVGR, encoded by the coding sequence ATGGGCAGTCCAGAGATGCAGGGCCCGCCGGAGGAGCAGTACCTCGGCCCGGTGGTGCGGCGGCGGGATCAGGTCACCCCGGGCACCACCGATCAGCGGCTCCTCGACTCCGAGGGCGACTCGGAGTGGGTGCACACCGACCCCTGGCGGGTCATGCGCATCCAGTCCGAGTTCGTCGAGGGCTTCGGCGCGCTCGCCGAACTCCCCAGCGCCATCAGCGTGTTCGGCTCGGCCCGCACCCCCGCCGACTCACCCGAGTACGAGGCGGGCGTCCAGATCGGCAGGGCCCTGGTGGAGGCCGGCTTCGCGGTGATCACCGGCGGTGGCCCGGGCGCCATGGAGGCGGCCAACAAGGGCGCGCGCGAGGCGAAGGGAGTCTCGGTCGGCCTCGGCATCGAGCTGCCCTTCGAGCAGGGGCTCAACGAGCACGTCGACATCGGCGTGAACTTCCGCTACTTCTTCGTCCGCAAGACGATGTTCGTGAAGTACGCGCAGGGCTTCGTGGTCCTGCCCGGCGGCCTCGGCACCCTGGACGAGCTCTTCGAGGCGCTCACCCTGGTCCAGACCCGCAAGGTCACCCGCTTCCCGATCGTGCTCTTCGGCACGGCGTACTGGAGCGGCCTGGTCGACTGGCTCCGCGACACGGTGATCGCAGGCGGCAAGGCCTCGGAGAAGGACCTCCTCCTCTTCCACGTCACGGACGACATCGACGAGGCGGTGGCGTTGGTCACCAAGGAGGTCGGGCGGTAG
- the folP gene encoding dihydropteroate synthase, protein MHSPLRLGRHEFDVHEPVIMAIVNRTPDSFYDQGATFRDEPALARVEQAVAEGAMIIDIGGVKAGPGEEVSAEEEARRTVGFVAEVRRRFPDVVISVDTWRHDVGEAVCEAGADLLNDAWGGVDPKLAEVAARYGVGLVCTHAGGAEPRTRPHRIAYEDVMADILRVTLGLAERAVSLGVPRESVLIDPGHDFGKNTRHSLEATRRLGEMVETGWPVLVSLSNKDFVGETLDKPVKERVIGTLATTAVSAWLGAQVYRVHEVAETRQVLDMVSTIAGHRAPAVARRGLA, encoded by the coding sequence ATGCATAGCCCGCTGCGGCTGGGACGGCACGAGTTCGATGTGCACGAGCCCGTGATCATGGCCATCGTCAACCGGACCCCGGACTCCTTCTACGACCAGGGCGCCACGTTCCGCGACGAGCCCGCGCTCGCGCGCGTGGAGCAGGCCGTGGCCGAGGGCGCGATGATCATCGACATCGGCGGGGTCAAGGCCGGTCCCGGCGAGGAGGTGTCCGCCGAGGAGGAGGCGCGGCGGACGGTCGGCTTCGTGGCCGAGGTGCGGCGGCGGTTCCCCGATGTCGTCATCAGCGTCGACACCTGGCGGCACGACGTCGGCGAGGCCGTCTGCGAGGCGGGTGCCGATCTGCTCAACGACGCCTGGGGCGGGGTCGATCCGAAGCTCGCGGAGGTCGCCGCGCGGTACGGGGTGGGGCTTGTGTGCACCCACGCGGGCGGGGCGGAGCCGCGGACACGGCCGCATCGGATCGCGTACGAGGATGTGATGGCGGACATTCTGCGGGTGACGCTGGGGCTTGCCGAGCGGGCCGTTTCGCTGGGGGTGCCCAGGGAGTCCGTGCTCATCGATCCGGGGCACGACTTCGGGAAGAACACGCGGCATTCGTTGGAGGCGACGCGGCGGTTGGGCGAGATGGTCGAGACGGGGTGGCCCGTGCTCGTTTCCTTGTCCAACAAGGACTTTGTCGGGGAGACGCTCGACAAGCCGGTCAAGGAGCGGGTGATCGGGACGCTGGCGACCACTGCGGTGTCGGCTTGGCTGGGGGCTCAGGTGTATCGCGTGCATGAAGTCGCCGAGACTCGGCAGGTGTTGGACATGGTTTCGACCATTGCTGGTCATCGGGCTCCTGCCGTTGCTCGGCGGGGGCTCGCGTAG
- a CDS encoding DNA-3-methyladenine glycosylase I, producing MNGAAHPGPDGALRCPWALSADDYIAYHDEEWGRPVHGDDALYERLCLEAFQSGLSWITILRRREGFRAAFAGFEIAKVAAFTEEDAVRLLADPGIIRNRAKIEATLANAKALAEWGPGELDKLIWSYAPDAATRPAPRTISDVAAITDESKALSKDLKKRGIRFVGPTTAYALMQACGLVNDHLAECASR from the coding sequence GTGAACGGCGCCGCACACCCCGGCCCGGACGGCGCGCTGCGCTGCCCCTGGGCCCTCTCGGCCGACGACTACATCGCGTACCACGACGAGGAGTGGGGCCGCCCGGTCCACGGCGACGACGCGCTGTACGAGCGGCTCTGCCTGGAGGCCTTCCAGTCCGGCCTCTCCTGGATCACGATCCTGCGCCGCCGCGAGGGCTTCCGCGCGGCCTTCGCGGGCTTCGAGATCGCCAAGGTGGCGGCCTTCACGGAAGAGGACGCCGTACGCCTCCTCGCCGATCCCGGGATCATCCGCAACCGCGCGAAGATCGAGGCGACGCTGGCGAACGCGAAAGCTCTGGCCGAGTGGGGGCCGGGCGAACTGGACAAGCTGATCTGGTCGTACGCGCCGGACGCGGCGACGCGCCCGGCGCCGCGCACGATTTCCGACGTTGCGGCGATCACGGACGAGTCCAAGGCGCTGTCCAAGGACCTGAAGAAGCGGGGCATCCGCTTCGTGGGCCCGACGACTGCGTACGCGCTGATGCAGGCGTGCGGGCTGGTGAACGACCATCTGGCCGAGTGCGCTTCGCGCTGA
- a CDS encoding DivIVA domain-containing protein: MVVFWFLLIALVVVVTAVTLAVLSGGESAVLPDAEPERFADPLPLERPVHRADVDSLRLPLAVRGYRMAEVDDALNRLGAELAERDARIAELESALAGAHATAIGADPFTKGAAPQDTPPPAPEEPQQ; the protein is encoded by the coding sequence ATGGTCGTGTTCTGGTTCCTGCTCATCGCGCTCGTCGTGGTGGTCACCGCGGTCACGCTCGCGGTCCTGAGCGGCGGCGAGTCGGCCGTGCTCCCGGACGCCGAGCCGGAGCGCTTCGCCGACCCGCTGCCCCTGGAGCGCCCGGTGCACCGCGCGGACGTGGACTCCCTCCGGCTGCCGCTGGCGGTACGGGGATACCGCATGGCCGAGGTGGACGACGCGCTGAACCGCCTCGGGGCCGAACTCGCCGAGCGGGACGCCCGGATCGCGGAGCTGGAGTCGGCCCTGGCCGGCGCACACGCCACGGCGATCGGCGCGGACCCCTTCACCAAGGGCGCCGCCCCCCAGGACACCCCGCCCCCCGCCCCCGAGGAGCCCCAGCAGTGA
- the sigE gene encoding RNA polymerase sigma factor SigE → MVGAPLDTTRADRGGAAAAGDQGRMPLWRRFLRSPGEPKSVTNTADRTRASDSAQTATFAADADSQAWTPPTWEEIVSTHSGRVYRLAYRLTGNQHDAEDLTQEVFVRVFRSLSTYTPGTFEGWLHRITTNLFLDMVRRKQRIRFDALGDDAAERLPSREPSPQQVFNDTHFDADVQQALDTLAPEFRAAVVLCDIEGLSYEEIAATLGVKLGTVRSRIHRGRSQLRKALQHRSPEARAERRSLAVTGVPALGGGGATA, encoded by the coding sequence ATGGTAGGGGCTCCACTGGACACCACCAGAGCCGACAGGGGAGGTGCGGCTGCGGCCGGTGATCAGGGACGGATGCCGCTCTGGCGGCGCTTTCTCAGGTCTCCCGGCGAGCCGAAATCCGTGACCAACACCGCTGACCGAACCCGCGCATCCGACTCCGCACAGACCGCGACCTTTGCCGCCGATGCGGATTCGCAGGCGTGGACTCCGCCCACCTGGGAGGAGATCGTCAGCACGCACAGTGGTCGGGTCTACCGCCTCGCCTACCGTCTGACGGGCAATCAGCACGACGCCGAGGATCTGACGCAGGAAGTCTTCGTCCGCGTCTTCCGCTCGCTGTCGACGTACACGCCGGGCACCTTCGAGGGCTGGCTGCACCGCATCACGACCAACCTCTTCCTGGACATGGTCCGCCGCAAGCAGCGCATCCGCTTCGACGCCCTCGGCGACGACGCGGCCGAGCGGCTGCCCAGCCGCGAGCCGTCCCCGCAGCAGGTCTTCAACGACACGCACTTCGACGCGGACGTCCAGCAGGCCCTCGACACGCTCGCGCCCGAATTCCGCGCCGCGGTCGTCCTCTGTGACATCGAGGGACTTTCGTACGAGGAGATCGCCGCGACCCTGGGCGTCAAGCTCGGCACGGTCCGCAGCCGTATCCACCGCGGCCGCTCCCAGCTCCGCAAGGCCCTCCAGCACCGGTCTCCCGAGGCCCGTGCCGAGCGCCGTTCGCTCGCGGTCACCGGTGTGCCCGCCCTGGGAGGAGGGGGCGCGACCGCGTGA
- a CDS encoding DUF3117 domain-containing protein, producing MAAMKPRTGDGPLEVTKEGRGIVMRVPLEGGGRLVVELTPDEADALGDALKKVVG from the coding sequence ATGGCGGCCATGAAGCCGCGGACGGGCGACGGCCCGCTCGAGGTGACCAAGGAGGGGCGGGGCATCGTCATGCGCGTTCCGCTCGAAGGCGGCGGTCGGCTCGTCGTAGAGCTGACGCCGGACGAGGCAGATGCGCTCGGCGACGCCCTCAAGAAGGTCGTCGGCTGA
- a CDS encoding Mrp/NBP35 family ATP-binding protein has translation MATDTYPTEDAIREALSTVNDPEIHRPITELGMVKSVEIGADGAVAVTVYLTVSGCPMRDTITTNVTEAVSRVEGVTSVSVTLDVMSDEQRKELATALRGGTAEREVPFAQPGSLTRVYAVASGKGGVGKSSVTVNLAAAMAADGLKVGVVDADIYGHSVPRMLGADGSPTQVENMIMPPTANGVKVISIGMFTPGNAPVVWRGPMLHRALQQFLADVYWGDLDVLLLDLPPGTGDIAISVAQLVPNAEILVVTTPQQAAAEVAERAGSIAVQTHQKIVGVVENMAGLPCPHCDEMVDVFGTGGGQRVAEGLTKTTGANVPVLGSIPIDVRLREGGDEGKPVVLTDPESPAGAALRAIAGKLGGRQRGLSGMSLGITPRNKF, from the coding sequence ATGGCTACCGACACGTATCCGACCGAGGACGCGATCCGCGAGGCGCTCTCCACGGTCAATGACCCCGAGATCCACCGGCCGATCACCGAGCTCGGCATGGTCAAATCGGTGGAGATCGGGGCGGATGGTGCGGTCGCCGTCACCGTGTATCTGACGGTCTCCGGCTGCCCGATGCGCGACACGATCACCACGAACGTCACCGAGGCGGTCTCCCGCGTCGAGGGCGTCACCTCCGTCTCCGTCACGCTCGACGTGATGAGCGACGAGCAGCGCAAGGAGCTGGCGACCGCGCTGCGCGGCGGCACCGCCGAGCGCGAGGTGCCGTTCGCCCAGCCCGGCTCGCTGACCCGGGTGTACGCGGTCGCGTCCGGCAAGGGCGGCGTCGGCAAGTCCTCCGTGACGGTCAACCTCGCCGCCGCGATGGCGGCCGACGGCCTGAAGGTCGGCGTCGTGGACGCGGACATCTACGGCCACTCGGTGCCCCGCATGCTCGGCGCGGACGGCAGTCCCACCCAGGTCGAGAACATGATCATGCCGCCGACGGCGAACGGCGTGAAGGTCATCTCGATCGGCATGTTCACGCCGGGCAACGCCCCGGTGGTGTGGCGCGGCCCGATGCTGCACCGCGCGCTCCAGCAGTTCCTCGCGGACGTCTACTGGGGCGACCTGGACGTCCTGCTCCTGGACCTGCCGCCGGGCACCGGTGACATCGCGATCTCCGTGGCCCAGCTGGTGCCGAACGCCGAGATCCTCGTCGTGACCACCCCGCAGCAGGCCGCCGCCGAGGTCGCCGAGCGCGCCGGCTCCATCGCCGTGCAGACCCACCAGAAGATCGTGGGCGTCGTCGAGAACATGGCGGGGCTGCCCTGCCCGCACTGCGACGAGATGGTCGACGTGTTCGGCACGGGCGGCGGCCAGCGGGTCGCAGAGGGCCTCACCAAGACCACCGGCGCGAACGTCCCGGTGCTCGGCTCCATCCCGATCGACGTCCGGCTCCGCGAGGGCGGCGACGAAGGCAAGCCGGTCGTCCTGACCGACCCCGAGTCCCCGGCCGGCGCCGCACTGCGCGCGATCGCGGGCAAGCTCGGCGGCCGTCAGCGCGGCCTGTCGGGCATGTCGCTCGGGATCACGCCGCGCAACAAGTTCTGA
- a CDS encoding enoyl-CoA hydratase/isomerase family protein, which translates to MADAVLYEVTDGLATITINRPEAMNALNTEAKVALRDAAQAAAADPAVRAVLLTATGRAFCVGQDLKEHIGTLTADREAGTGQTMSTVSEHYNPLVRALTSMPKPVVAGVNGVAAGAGFGLALAADYRVVADTAAFNTSFAGVALTADSGVSWTLPRVVGPGRAADLLLFPRSVKAQEAFELGIANRLVPEESLASEALSVARALAAGPTVAYAALKESLAYGASHSLSETLDKEDELQSLAGASEDHAIAVQAFIAKEQPKYLGR; encoded by the coding sequence ATGGCCGACGCCGTGCTCTACGAGGTGACCGACGGGCTCGCGACGATCACCATCAATCGCCCCGAGGCCATGAACGCCCTCAACACCGAGGCCAAGGTCGCCCTGCGCGACGCCGCGCAGGCCGCTGCCGCGGATCCGGCGGTGCGGGCGGTGCTGCTCACCGCCACCGGGCGGGCCTTCTGTGTGGGGCAGGACCTCAAGGAGCACATCGGCACGCTGACCGCCGACCGGGAGGCCGGGACCGGGCAGACCATGAGCACGGTGAGCGAGCACTACAACCCGCTGGTGCGGGCCCTGACGTCGATGCCCAAGCCGGTTGTCGCGGGGGTCAACGGCGTGGCCGCCGGGGCGGGGTTCGGGCTCGCCCTTGCTGCGGACTATCGCGTGGTCGCGGACACCGCGGCCTTCAACACGTCCTTCGCGGGGGTCGCGCTGACGGCCGACTCGGGCGTTTCGTGGACCCTTCCCAGGGTCGTCGGGCCCGGGCGGGCTGCCGATCTGCTGCTGTTTCCGCGGTCGGTGAAGGCACAGGAGGCGTTCGAGCTGGGCATCGCGAATCGGCTCGTGCCGGAGGAGTCGCTCGCGTCGGAGGCCTTGTCGGTCGCGCGTGCGTTGGCTGCCGGGCCGACGGTGGCGTACGCCGCGCTCAAGGAATCCCTTGCGTACGGGGCTTCGCATTCGCTGAGCGAGACCTTGGACAAGGAGGACGAGCTGCAGTCGCTGGCCGGGGCCTCCGAGGACCATGCGATCGCGGTGCAGGCGTTCATCGCGAAGGAGCAGCCGAAGTATCTGGGGCGCTAG
- a CDS encoding DUF1003 domain-containing protein → MAPTADREREPRPEGRPRIRLDLPRATRRKLLPDYDPEAFGQMSEKIARFLGTGRFIVWMTIIITVWIVWNVTAPTDLRFDPFPFLFLTLALSLQASYAAPLILLAQNRQDDRDRVNLEQDRKQNERSIADTEYLTREIAALRMGLGEVATRDWIRSELQDLVKEMEQQRAALPSVIPAEQVVRSDEGDRR, encoded by the coding sequence AGCCGCGCCCCGAGGGCAGGCCGCGCATCCGGCTCGACCTGCCGCGCGCCACGCGCCGCAAGCTGCTGCCCGACTACGACCCGGAAGCGTTCGGGCAGATGTCGGAGAAGATCGCCCGGTTCCTGGGGACCGGACGGTTCATCGTCTGGATGACGATCATCATCACCGTGTGGATCGTCTGGAACGTCACGGCCCCGACCGACCTGCGCTTCGACCCGTTCCCGTTCCTGTTCCTGACGCTCGCGCTGTCGCTGCAGGCCTCGTACGCCGCCCCGCTGATCCTGCTCGCGCAGAACCGGCAGGACGACCGGGACCGGGTCAATCTGGAGCAGGACCGCAAGCAGAACGAGCGCTCCATCGCGGACACCGAGTACCTGACCCGGGAGATCGCCGCCCTGCGGATGGGCCTCGGCGAGGTCGCGACCCGGGACTGGATCCGGTCGGAACTGCAGGACCTGGTCAAGGAGATGGAGCAGCAGCGGGCAGCGCTCCCCTCGGTTATTCCCGCAGAGCAGGTCGTACGGAGTGACGAAGGCGACCGCCGCTAG